One window of the Catenulispora sp. MAP5-51 genome contains the following:
- a CDS encoding ACT domain-containing protein, translating to MTGAADRAQRLRLVPGRFAVEHLPAAVAPPNGWIAQVRAPEGLTVVREVVEHENGDGAPGLWRALYGGDTAHGLDLPGMLAALLEPLAGAAVPVFVASTYHADLVLVPEADAERAVEALRAAGHTVD from the coding sequence GTGACCGGCGCCGCCGACCGCGCCCAGCGCCTGCGCCTGGTCCCCGGCCGCTTCGCGGTCGAGCACCTGCCCGCCGCCGTCGCGCCGCCGAACGGCTGGATCGCGCAGGTCCGCGCGCCCGAAGGGCTGACCGTGGTCCGCGAGGTCGTCGAGCACGAGAACGGCGACGGGGCCCCCGGCCTGTGGCGCGCGCTCTACGGCGGCGACACCGCCCACGGCCTGGACCTGCCCGGCATGCTCGCCGCCCTGCTGGAGCCGCTGGCCGGCGCCGCCGTGCCGGTGTTCGTCGCCTCCACCTACCACGCCGACCTGGTGCTGGTCCCCGAAGCCGACGCCGAGCGCGCGGTCGAGGCGCTGCGTGCGGCCGGGCACACCGTCGACTGA
- a CDS encoding glycosyltransferase family 2 protein gives MNVSEPSAPSAAPVEKPEKPEKPEKPVEEPGTAWPAVSVIMPVLNEERHLAFAVNGVLAQGYPGELELILAIGPSTDRTQQIADELSAADPRVRSVPNPTGRTPAALNAALAQVEHGIVVRVDGHGELVPGYIATAVRLLEDTGAANVGGVMRAEGVTVFEQAVARAMTSKLGVGNAPNHTGGEGGPADTVYLGVFRRDVLDELGGYDEHFTRAQDWELNYRIRESGRLIWFDPGLSVTYRPRPTFRALAKQYKEYGRWRRVVMRTHAGTANLRYLAPPGALLAVATGTVVGLAGVTGGPGIAALGFVIPVGYFGALTAGALRESRGLPPGVRARLPLVLATMHGSWAYGFLTSPSRLAKATGKTPKKK, from the coding sequence ATGAACGTCTCAGAACCCTCCGCACCCTCCGCGGCGCCCGTCGAGAAGCCCGAGAAGCCCGAGAAGCCCGAGAAGCCCGTAGAGGAGCCCGGGACCGCCTGGCCCGCGGTCTCGGTGATCATGCCCGTCCTCAACGAGGAGCGGCACCTCGCCTTCGCGGTCAACGGCGTGCTGGCCCAGGGCTACCCCGGCGAGCTGGAGCTGATCCTGGCGATCGGCCCGAGCACCGACCGCACCCAGCAGATCGCCGACGAGCTGTCGGCGGCCGATCCGCGGGTGCGCAGCGTGCCGAACCCCACCGGCCGCACCCCCGCCGCCCTGAACGCGGCGCTGGCCCAGGTCGAACACGGCATCGTGGTCCGCGTCGACGGCCACGGCGAACTGGTCCCCGGCTACATCGCCACCGCCGTCCGGCTGCTCGAGGACACCGGCGCGGCCAACGTCGGCGGCGTCATGCGCGCCGAGGGCGTCACGGTCTTCGAGCAGGCCGTCGCCCGCGCCATGACCAGCAAGCTGGGCGTCGGCAACGCCCCCAACCACACCGGCGGCGAGGGCGGCCCGGCGGACACCGTCTACCTCGGCGTGTTCCGCCGCGACGTGCTCGACGAGCTCGGCGGCTACGACGAGCACTTCACCCGGGCCCAGGACTGGGAGCTGAACTACCGCATCCGCGAGTCCGGCCGGCTGATCTGGTTCGACCCGGGCCTGTCGGTGACCTACCGGCCGCGCCCCACCTTCAGGGCGCTGGCCAAGCAGTACAAGGAGTACGGCCGCTGGCGGCGCGTCGTGATGCGCACCCACGCCGGCACCGCGAACCTCCGCTACCTGGCACCGCCCGGAGCGCTGCTGGCCGTCGCCACCGGCACCGTCGTCGGCCTGGCCGGCGTCACCGGCGGCCCGGGTATAGCGGCGCTCGGCTTCGTGATCCCCGTCGGCTACTTCGGTGCGCTGACCGCCGGCGCCCTGCGCGAGTCGCGCGGCCTGCCCCCCGGCGTCCGGGCCCGGCTGCCGCTGGTGCTCGCCACCATGCACGGCTCCTGGGCCTACGGCTTCCTCACCTCCCCGTCCCGGCTGGCCAAGGCCACCGGCAAGACCCCGAAGAAGAAGTAG
- a CDS encoding glycosyltransferase family 4 protein → MRILMLVISNVATDTRVMREAAALAGAGHAVHVIGKDVSTGYEPPEGVTVASVGAGSAFRKQGAESLGARRKLPPHLRAARWLLLPQHRNSAFASWRAKAKQLAADQEFDVVHAHDFNTLSLGVELAQDKRVPLVYDTHELWQGRPRVGRPAPLQKRREAKQEQAWGARAATVITVGQGVADALREAYGWRHVEVVRNTFPLPEGGPVDPPTKVTGAVYAGRIAPFRELEAIAGASELVKPLRIVIAGPADDTYLGSYNAKAAEVVGARPVDEVDALLRELGISLVTHSDKWLNHRLAMPNKLFHAVRAGVPVVGTDVQELRRVVEEHKLGALYTPGDAASLAAALQEVADNYATYAVNVRAAAPALSWEADSEVLRGIYERLTPRGD, encoded by the coding sequence ATGCGCATCCTGATGCTCGTCATCTCCAATGTCGCGACCGACACCCGGGTGATGCGCGAGGCCGCGGCACTGGCCGGCGCCGGCCACGCGGTCCACGTCATCGGCAAGGACGTCTCGACCGGCTACGAGCCGCCGGAGGGCGTCACGGTGGCCAGCGTCGGCGCCGGCTCGGCCTTCCGCAAGCAGGGCGCCGAGTCGCTCGGCGCGCGCCGCAAGCTGCCGCCGCACCTGCGCGCCGCGCGCTGGCTGCTGCTGCCGCAGCACCGCAACTCGGCCTTCGCCTCCTGGCGCGCCAAGGCCAAGCAGCTGGCGGCCGACCAGGAGTTCGACGTCGTGCACGCGCACGACTTCAACACCCTGTCCCTCGGCGTGGAGCTGGCGCAGGACAAGCGCGTCCCGCTCGTCTACGACACCCACGAGCTCTGGCAGGGCCGGCCGCGCGTCGGCCGCCCGGCGCCGCTTCAGAAGCGCCGCGAGGCCAAGCAGGAGCAAGCCTGGGGGGCCCGCGCCGCCACGGTGATCACCGTCGGCCAGGGCGTGGCCGACGCGCTGCGCGAGGCGTACGGCTGGCGGCACGTCGAGGTCGTCCGCAACACCTTCCCGCTGCCCGAGGGCGGCCCGGTCGACCCGCCGACGAAGGTGACCGGGGCGGTGTACGCCGGCCGCATCGCGCCGTTCCGCGAGCTCGAGGCCATCGCCGGGGCCTCGGAACTGGTGAAGCCGCTGCGGATCGTCATCGCCGGACCCGCCGACGACACGTATCTGGGGTCGTACAACGCCAAGGCCGCCGAGGTCGTCGGCGCGCGCCCGGTGGACGAGGTGGACGCGCTCCTGCGGGAGCTGGGCATCTCCCTGGTCACGCACTCCGACAAGTGGCTGAACCACCGCCTGGCGATGCCGAACAAGCTGTTCCACGCCGTGCGCGCCGGGGTCCCGGTGGTCGGTACCGACGTGCAGGAACTGCGCCGGGTGGTCGAGGAGCACAAGCTGGGCGCCTTGTACACGCCGGGCGACGCCGCCTCGCTGGCCGCCGCGTTGCAGGAGGTCGCGGACAACTACGCGACGTACGCGGTCAACGTGCGGGCGGCGGCCCCGGCCCTGAGCTGGGAAGCCGATTCCGAAGTCCTGAGGGGGATCTATGAGCGCCTCACCCCGCGAGGCGATTGA
- a CDS encoding glycosyltransferase, which produces MPEQDLPAAARSRAAVVSAAPAAASAAARAEADRLLAAGYSVLFLTPAFGKRKPDASRGGVHVVEARVGTSFDSASGALGKLGRKAVLTTRNARGKALNNPAATWSAADVAAEIGPYLDAFAPDVVVACDKTAEKAVAKLGRGVTAPGKAQPAAKSPQISLLIGSNNNAGMGYAWACAVREHAGIPARNIQKKSYAFAYGSDIKAEDKDWVEPLWGLGRVADTLDTVTHVLSESGLAVLGRLNGGQLADDLPELRRAGIHTALLFHGSDIRSPDRHIELYKFSPFRAPATEEDQKLTEVLRGKTAEMAKWVEEFDGPVFVSTPDLIDDVPRATWLPVVVDLEQWTEGTRPPLEREVPVVVHAPSRPFMKGSDLIEPTLRDLESRGLIEYKRLEHIPQAELVGVVQDADIVLDHFVIGNYGVMTCQAMAAGRVSIANIDERVRNRVPAEIPTIQADPDSLAEVIEGVLADRDKARAVAATGRAFVSEFHDGRKSAEALEPWLRG; this is translated from the coding sequence ATGCCTGAGCAGGACCTGCCCGCCGCCGCCCGCAGCCGCGCCGCCGTCGTCTCCGCGGCCCCGGCCGCCGCCTCCGCGGCCGCGCGCGCCGAGGCCGATCGGCTCCTCGCCGCCGGGTACAGCGTCCTGTTCCTCACTCCCGCGTTCGGCAAGCGGAAGCCGGATGCGTCGCGCGGCGGCGTGCACGTCGTGGAGGCGCGGGTCGGGACCTCCTTCGACAGCGCGTCCGGCGCGCTCGGCAAGCTCGGCCGCAAGGCTGTGCTGACCACGCGCAACGCCCGCGGGAAGGCCCTGAACAATCCGGCGGCCACCTGGTCCGCCGCCGATGTCGCGGCCGAGATCGGGCCCTACCTCGACGCGTTCGCCCCGGACGTCGTCGTGGCCTGCGACAAGACCGCCGAGAAGGCGGTCGCCAAGCTCGGCCGCGGCGTCACGGCGCCGGGCAAGGCGCAGCCGGCCGCCAAGAGCCCGCAGATCTCGCTGCTCATCGGCTCCAACAACAACGCCGGCATGGGCTATGCCTGGGCGTGCGCGGTGCGGGAGCACGCCGGGATCCCGGCCCGCAACATCCAGAAGAAGAGCTACGCCTTCGCCTACGGCTCCGACATCAAGGCCGAGGACAAGGACTGGGTCGAGCCGCTGTGGGGTCTGGGCCGCGTCGCCGACACCCTGGACACCGTCACGCACGTCCTGTCCGAGAGCGGCCTGGCGGTGCTCGGCCGGCTCAACGGCGGCCAGCTCGCCGACGACCTGCCGGAGCTGCGCCGCGCCGGGATCCACACCGCGCTGCTCTTCCACGGCTCCGACATCCGCTCGCCGGACCGGCACATCGAGCTCTACAAGTTCTCGCCCTTCCGCGCGCCGGCGACCGAGGAGGACCAGAAGCTCACCGAGGTGCTGCGCGGCAAGACCGCCGAGATGGCCAAGTGGGTCGAGGAGTTCGACGGCCCGGTCTTCGTCTCCACCCCGGACCTGATCGACGACGTCCCGCGCGCCACCTGGCTGCCGGTGGTCGTGGACCTGGAGCAGTGGACCGAGGGCACGCGGCCGCCGCTGGAGCGCGAGGTGCCGGTGGTCGTGCACGCGCCGTCGCGGCCGTTCATGAAGGGCTCGGACCTCATCGAGCCGACGCTGCGCGACCTGGAGTCCCGCGGCCTGATCGAGTACAAGCGGCTGGAACACATCCCGCAGGCCGAGCTGGTCGGCGTGGTGCAGGACGCCGACATCGTGCTGGACCACTTCGTGATCGGCAACTACGGCGTCATGACCTGCCAGGCGATGGCCGCCGGGCGCGTGAGCATCGCCAACATCGACGAGCGGGTGCGCAACAGGGTGCCGGCCGAGATCCCGACCATCCAGGCCGACCCGGACTCCCTGGCCGAGGTGATCGAGGGCGTGCTGGCCGACCGGGACAAGGCGCGCGCGGTCGCCGCGACCGGGCGGGCGTTCGTCAGCGAGTTCCACGACGGGCGCAAGTCCGCCGAGGCCCTGGAGCCGTGGCTGCGCGGCTGA
- a CDS encoding glycosyltransferase family 4 protein, with amino-acid sequence MTTSDQPRSVRRPRVVMLVGNFIDGDSRVQKEARSAAEAGWDTYLVGRSRSGKREESKLGEVTVVRVAESMAATRYRSAHPHRRGVKGLIAYSSQDVSRVEHQRQRLRQMDQAAERELLARRLSAGADPLAALFGKAGLTAGGILVRARGYWVAARKRAFDANYQLAQQAPSSAFERLRAKRGGDRSSWDVQPRLVDFEDSFGRAADQLEPDVIHANDAEMLGVAVRAAARARAKGRKVAVVYDSHEYTAGDVRPEDVTWAPVMFAQERKYIAAADGVVAAVDNFADKLVEHHGLTVRPTVVRNMPEASTFTVAGGKEPGVRGRLGLGPDATILVYPGAVTPIRGLDTAVRALSKLPDTHLVLMVASRGGHVAELVALAAELNVADRLHVLDYVSVEELTDFIASATIGIDTLRRIPTQELTITTKYWSYIGARLPVVVSDVKAAGELTRRLGNGEVFEVDDVDDLARAVRVVAADRERYAAVYTDEMLAEHSWEGQVPALLAIYSAVSGLTPGAVETPDSVDPVDSVEPVEPEQPEQSA; translated from the coding sequence GTGACCACGTCCGACCAGCCCCGCAGTGTTCGGCGCCCGCGCGTTGTCATGCTGGTCGGGAACTTCATCGACGGAGACTCCCGCGTCCAGAAAGAGGCGCGCTCGGCGGCCGAGGCCGGCTGGGACACCTACCTCGTGGGCCGCTCCCGCAGCGGCAAGCGCGAGGAGTCGAAGCTGGGCGAGGTCACCGTGGTCCGCGTGGCCGAGTCGATGGCCGCCACCCGCTACCGCTCCGCGCACCCGCACCGGCGCGGCGTCAAAGGCCTGATCGCCTACTCGTCCCAAGACGTGAGCCGGGTCGAGCACCAGCGGCAGCGGCTGCGGCAGATGGACCAGGCCGCCGAGCGCGAGCTCCTGGCCCGCCGGCTCAGCGCCGGCGCCGACCCGCTCGCGGCGCTGTTCGGCAAGGCCGGTCTGACGGCCGGCGGCATCCTGGTCCGGGCCCGCGGCTACTGGGTCGCGGCCCGCAAGCGCGCCTTCGACGCCAACTACCAGCTCGCTCAGCAGGCCCCGAGCTCAGCCTTCGAGCGATTGCGGGCCAAGCGCGGCGGCGACCGCTCGTCCTGGGACGTCCAGCCCCGGCTGGTCGACTTCGAGGACTCCTTCGGCCGCGCCGCCGACCAGCTGGAGCCGGACGTGATCCACGCCAACGACGCCGAGATGCTGGGTGTCGCGGTGCGCGCCGCGGCCCGGGCCCGCGCTAAGGGCCGCAAGGTCGCGGTGGTCTATGACTCCCACGAGTACACCGCGGGCGACGTCCGCCCCGAGGACGTCACCTGGGCCCCGGTGATGTTCGCCCAGGAGCGTAAGTACATCGCCGCCGCCGACGGCGTGGTGGCCGCCGTGGACAACTTCGCCGACAAGCTGGTCGAGCACCACGGGCTCACCGTGCGCCCCACGGTGGTCCGCAACATGCCGGAGGCCTCGACGTTCACCGTCGCCGGCGGCAAGGAGCCGGGTGTCCGGGGCCGCCTGGGCCTGGGACCGGACGCGACGATCCTGGTGTACCCGGGCGCCGTGACGCCGATCCGCGGCCTGGACACGGCCGTCCGAGCCCTCTCCAAGTTGCCCGACACGCACCTGGTCCTCATGGTCGCCTCGCGCGGCGGCCACGTCGCCGAACTGGTGGCCCTGGCCGCCGAGCTGAACGTCGCCGACCGCCTCCACGTCCTGGACTACGTCTCGGTCGAAGAGCTCACCGACTTCATCGCCTCGGCCACGATCGGCATCGACACCCTGCGCCGCATCCCCACCCAGGAACTGACCATCACCACGAAGTACTGGTCGTACATCGGCGCCCGGCTTCCGGTCGTGGTCAGCGACGTCAAGGCGGCCGGCGAGCTGACCCGTCGCCTCGGCAACGGCGAGGTGTTCGAGGTCGACGACGTGGACGACTTGGCGCGCGCGGTGCGCGTGGTGGCCGCGGACCGGGAGCGCTACGCGGCGGTGTACACCGACGAGATGCTGGCCGAGCACAGCTGGGAGGGGCAGGTGCCGGCGCTGCTCGCGATCTATTCCGCGGTCAGCGGGCTGACGCCGGGGGCGGTGGAGACACCGGACTCGGTGGACCCGGTGGACTCGGTGGAGCCGGTGGAGCCGGAGCAGCCGGAGCAGTCGGCCTGA
- a CDS encoding LuxR C-terminal-related transcriptional regulator translates to MLGALGLDPLAQAVYSAMLADPSVGVRELKERLGQEEEQIRDTLDRLVELALLRPSREQSGGLYPVSLVAGMQLLVQRQEAELAAGRDAVAAGRAAVADRAPAERLIGLDAVQAELEQLLAGATVEVLSMVPGSAVQPAALKASESMDDDVARRVPSRVLYHASVRKDPTTIAYGRWLAERGTEIRVSPAVTRRLLIVDGRTAVVPIEPDEPGVGALCVREPGLVDQLTALFELVWTDAVPLGMPSMTESGADLSPTDRHLLRLLANGLTDEAAAKRLGISARTVRRIMADLMDRLGAESRFEAGVEAARRGWL, encoded by the coding sequence GTGCTTGGTGCGCTGGGTCTCGATCCACTTGCGCAAGCGGTCTACAGCGCGATGCTCGCCGACCCTTCGGTGGGTGTTCGCGAACTGAAGGAGCGCTTGGGGCAGGAGGAGGAGCAGATCCGGGACACCCTGGACCGGCTCGTCGAGCTGGCCCTGCTGCGGCCCTCGCGCGAGCAGTCCGGAGGGCTGTATCCGGTCTCGCTCGTCGCCGGGATGCAGTTGCTGGTGCAGCGCCAGGAGGCCGAACTCGCCGCCGGCCGCGACGCGGTGGCCGCGGGCCGGGCCGCGGTGGCCGACCGCGCTCCGGCCGAGCGGCTGATCGGTCTGGACGCCGTGCAGGCCGAGTTGGAACAGCTGCTGGCCGGCGCCACGGTCGAGGTCCTGTCGATGGTCCCGGGCAGCGCGGTCCAGCCGGCCGCGCTGAAGGCGTCGGAGTCCATGGACGACGACGTGGCCCGCCGCGTCCCCTCACGCGTGCTCTATCACGCCTCGGTCCGCAAGGACCCGACGACCATCGCCTACGGCCGCTGGCTGGCCGAGCGCGGCACCGAGATCCGCGTCTCCCCGGCCGTCACCCGCCGGCTGCTCATCGTGGACGGCCGCACCGCGGTCGTCCCGATCGAACCCGACGAGCCCGGCGTCGGGGCGCTGTGCGTGCGCGAGCCGGGGCTGGTGGACCAGCTCACCGCGCTGTTCGAGCTGGTCTGGACCGACGCCGTCCCGCTGGGCATGCCGTCCATGACCGAGTCCGGCGCCGATCTGTCCCCGACCGATCGGCATCTGCTCCGCCTGCTGGCCAACGGCCTCACCGACGAGGCCGCCGCCAAGCGCCTGGGCATCTCGGCCCGGACCGTCCGCCGCATCATGGCCGACCTGATGGACCGGCTCGGCGCCGAGAGCCGTTTCGAGGCCGGGGTCGAGGCCGCGCGCCGCGGCTGGCTCTGA
- a CDS encoding glycosyltransferase family 39 protein codes for MAAAVAVLALALRVPLVVAALPGVGNSDEPLNVSVGLRMASDGTLDAHSYRYPGLLCEVIVGVTDTFRAVGIHVPTHGAMRIENLGVAHTDSRAFIVAIRLVGVLVSVATCLLVWAAVREVLKTSEVPERWARIAAAVAAAAVAVSPLAAANSAYATPDVYAGFAVALTLYGATRVLRGTRYADLLCGLGVGIALGAKYLAAAVLPVVVAYLLAPGLRAERGKRMIRIAGVAAIAAAVFALTTPGILTHPIGVFDGLRAEAVHYQDGHVGAQGGAPGYYLSALFRDQPLLLAAAAVAVVALFRTAGLIRRTLITVFAYAIPQFFLLAVMTVRFDRNLVPLTPALAVLAGVAVPAVFLTVVPRTYRRAVTAVAVVAAFIPLAAAARLYPRLDEHSRIEAAAWVVRNVPGHQPVAVESYGPWLDPSRYRLEPLTFAADKPTVDARALILTEHAAGRFLSDPADHPREAAAYREIMSRYRLAARFTAGSWIAVYVPRAAAEKAVRPVR; via the coding sequence TTGGCGGCGGCGGTGGCCGTCCTCGCTCTGGCGCTGCGTGTCCCGCTCGTGGTGGCGGCGCTGCCGGGCGTCGGCAACTCCGACGAGCCGCTGAACGTGTCCGTCGGGCTGCGGATGGCGTCCGACGGGACGTTGGACGCGCACAGCTATCGCTACCCGGGCCTTCTCTGTGAGGTGATCGTCGGGGTGACGGACACGTTCCGCGCGGTGGGCATCCACGTGCCCACGCACGGAGCGATGCGGATCGAGAACCTCGGCGTTGCACACACGGATTCCCGTGCCTTCATCGTGGCGATCCGGCTTGTGGGGGTGCTGGTGTCGGTCGCCACATGCCTTCTGGTGTGGGCCGCGGTGCGGGAAGTGCTTAAGACGTCAGAGGTGCCGGAACGCTGGGCCCGCATCGCGGCTGCGGTCGCTGCGGCCGCCGTGGCGGTATCCCCGTTGGCGGCAGCGAACAGTGCTTACGCGACCCCCGACGTATATGCGGGATTCGCTGTAGCGCTTACCTTGTATGGCGCCACCCGGGTTCTTCGTGGCACACGCTATGCGGACCTCCTCTGCGGACTCGGTGTCGGGATCGCATTGGGCGCCAAGTACCTTGCCGCTGCGGTGCTTCCAGTAGTCGTCGCCTATCTATTGGCTCCCGGACTCCGTGCCGAGCGCGGCAAGCGAATGATCAGAATCGCCGGAGTCGCCGCCATCGCGGCGGCCGTCTTCGCGCTGACCACGCCGGGGATCCTCACCCATCCCATCGGGGTGTTCGACGGATTGCGGGCCGAAGCCGTTCACTATCAAGACGGCCATGTCGGTGCGCAGGGCGGTGCGCCCGGCTACTACCTGAGCGCCCTCTTCCGTGATCAACCTTTGCTATTGGCCGCCGCTGCGGTGGCGGTCGTCGCGCTGTTCCGCACGGCCGGTCTCATTCGCAGAACCTTGATCACCGTCTTCGCATATGCGATTCCGCAGTTCTTTCTCCTGGCGGTGATGACCGTCCGCTTCGACCGCAATCTCGTCCCGCTGACCCCGGCGCTCGCGGTCCTCGCCGGCGTGGCGGTCCCCGCGGTCTTCCTTACGGTGGTCCCTCGGACGTACCGGCGTGCGGTCACGGCTGTCGCGGTCGTCGCCGCGTTCATCCCCCTGGCCGCCGCGGCGCGCCTGTATCCGCGGCTCGACGAGCACTCGCGGATCGAGGCCGCCGCCTGGGTGGTCCGGAACGTCCCCGGCCATCAGCCGGTGGCTGTGGAGAGTTACGGTCCGTGGCTGGACCCTTCCCGCTACCGCCTGGAGCCGCTGACCTTCGCGGCGGACAAGCCGACCGTGGACGCCCGCGCGCTGATCCTGACCGAGCACGCCGCCGGCCGCTTCCTCTCCGATCCGGCGGACCACCCCCGCGAGGCCGCGGCGTACCGGGAGATCATGAGCCGTTACCGACTTGCAGCACGATTCACAGCCGGCTCGTGGATCGCGGTCTACGTGCCGCGGGCGGCGGCGGAAAAGGCCGTGCGGCCGGTCCGGTAG
- a CDS encoding glycosyltransferase family 4 protein produces the protein MTNDRRLSVRRPRVAMLVANDVRLDSRVQKAAYSAAEAGYDVLLLGYEPNRKGRPSDPAYIGAAQVVRTGLHNKWQIAQWPLKDGGAPTLRLMPFRALSFASSLDYKTRRRIVQRIKEPGTGDGSVKHRAKEALWKVYFRDGDWRRTARHLLWLESSWSALIEEFEPDIIHAHDMHTPGIAVRVADKLGRKGKRPKVLYDAHEFVAGVSMPEQRRLAYVGLEGEYVRKADAVITVSPLLAQWLQERYHLTETPGVVANAPMLHVPGEERGEEGEAGEAGGSDSAKVTEAAETAEAPSLRKACGLADDVPLLVYSGAVSPMRGIATMVAGLPELPDVHVAVVRGADTEFTRALQKQAEDLGVGDRLHMVGYVAPHLVPQYLASADIGVIPILHTPNHEVALITKYYEYMHAKLPIVVSDVQAMADFTRELGNGEVFTAEDAHEYAQAVAKVLADRSAYASRYTDDLLAANSWEGQAEVLSGVYARLLGQDPEPRTGVRAFGETNEPNA, from the coding sequence GTGACAAACGACCGCCGCCTCAGTGTTCGGCGCCCACGCGTGGCGATGCTCGTCGCCAACGACGTCCGCCTGGACTCGCGGGTGCAGAAAGCCGCCTACAGCGCCGCGGAGGCCGGCTACGACGTCCTCCTGCTCGGCTACGAGCCGAACCGCAAGGGGCGTCCATCGGACCCGGCCTACATCGGCGCGGCGCAGGTCGTGCGCACCGGGCTGCACAACAAGTGGCAGATCGCGCAGTGGCCGCTGAAGGACGGCGGCGCGCCGACGCTCCGGCTGATGCCGTTCCGGGCGCTGTCGTTCGCGTCGTCGCTCGACTACAAGACGCGACGCCGCATCGTGCAGCGGATCAAGGAGCCCGGCACCGGCGACGGCAGCGTGAAGCACCGCGCCAAGGAAGCGCTCTGGAAGGTCTACTTCCGCGACGGCGACTGGCGGCGCACGGCCCGGCACCTGCTGTGGCTGGAGTCCAGCTGGTCGGCGCTGATCGAGGAGTTCGAGCCGGACATCATCCACGCCCACGACATGCACACGCCGGGGATCGCGGTGCGCGTGGCGGACAAGCTGGGCCGCAAGGGCAAGCGCCCGAAGGTGCTCTACGACGCCCACGAGTTCGTGGCCGGCGTCTCCATGCCGGAGCAGCGGCGGCTGGCCTACGTCGGCCTGGAGGGCGAGTACGTCCGCAAGGCCGACGCGGTCATCACCGTCTCCCCGCTGCTCGCGCAGTGGCTGCAGGAGCGCTACCACCTCACCGAGACGCCCGGCGTCGTGGCCAACGCGCCGATGCTGCACGTGCCCGGCGAGGAGCGCGGCGAAGAGGGTGAAGCGGGCGAAGCGGGCGGATCGGACTCCGCCAAGGTCACCGAGGCCGCCGAGACTGCCGAGGCCCCCAGCCTGCGCAAGGCCTGCGGCCTGGCCGACGACGTCCCGCTGCTGGTCTACTCCGGCGCGGTCTCGCCGATGCGCGGCATCGCGACCATGGTCGCGGGGCTGCCGGAGCTGCCGGACGTGCACGTCGCGGTGGTCCGCGGCGCCGACACCGAGTTCACCCGCGCACTGCAGAAGCAGGCCGAGGACCTGGGCGTGGGCGACAGGCTGCACATGGTCGGCTACGTGGCGCCGCATCTGGTCCCGCAGTACCTGGCCTCCGCGGACATCGGCGTGATCCCGATCCTGCACACCCCGAACCACGAGGTGGCACTGATCACGAAGTACTACGAGTACATGCACGCCAAGCTGCCCATCGTGGTCTCGGACGTGCAGGCGATGGCGGACTTCACCCGCGAGTTGGGCAACGGCGAGGTCTTCACCGCCGAGGACGCCCACGAGTACGCTCAGGCCGTCGCCAAGGTTCTCGCCGACCGGTCCGCCTACGCGTCCCGCTACACTGACGACCTGCTGGCGGCCAACTCCTGGGAGGGCCAGGCCGAGGTACTGAGCGGGGTGTACGCGCGGCTGCTGGGGCAGGATCCGGAACCGCGGACGGGGGTCCGGGCGTTCGGCGAGACGAACGAGCCGAACGCTTAG